The stretch of DNA GGCTCGACTTTATGGTAGCCTCATTTGCCATATCTATGCCCTCCAGCGTATTGCCGTTATAGCTTAGCGAGCGCTGCTGTTCTTTGGACTTTTCATCGGATCTGTTTCCCATCTGTTGGGCTGCTTTATCCATACCTTTTGCGGTTGGCAATTTACCAGCAAGAAGCGTGCCCATTCTCTTATTGCCTTTGCCAAACTGTGCGGCTGCGAGGTTATCTTTGGCCTCATAGCCAGCTGCCTTACCCTTTTTAACCCCAGCTCTTGCGGTCTGTTTGCCGGCTTTTGTTGCGCCTGCTCCCATTTTGCCCGCCACCCCTAGAGCACCTTGAGCTAGCGAACTTAGCCCTTGAGTGGTCCATTTGAGGGTCTTGGGAACTAAAAATAATGCGATTATTGGGATTATTAGAGCTATTAGTGTCATAGCATCATTCATATCGGCTAAACTCCTTTAATTAGATTGTTATTTTAGTATTAATATTAGCACAACTTAATTGCTACCACCAATCGCAAGGAATATTTTTGAGAGCAGTATAGAAACGGCCAGTAGGCCTGTTATCATCGGGAACATAGCGTTAAGCCGAATGAAGTTCTTCCACCAATTCGTGAAGAATTTTTCGGTGCCTGGGAGCACCCAGCTAGGCTAATGGCGCAAGAAGTATTAGGATATATATTATTATGAGCCTGATTGTGAGGAATACAAAAGTTATTATAACCGCGATAAGGGCAACAATTGCCAGAAGGATTATAATAATAAAAATGCCCGCAAGGATAGCTTGCCCTGGACCAAGTGCCAGCGCTGCTCCCAGGCCTATGGCAAGTGCGGCGCTGCCTGCGACACCAGGGGCTTCCGCCGTCTTATCCACTAAAGGTATGAAGCTAAATATCACATTAGGGACAACATTTCCGAGAAGATTGAAGAACTCTACCACGCCGATAGTTATAGGATAGGCGAATTGGGTCATTATTACTGCCCCTACGAATTTGGGTAGCATTTTCTTAATACTATAGTTGTCGAGCCCTAAAGGCAGACTGGCAGAAAAAATTAGCAATATAAATATAAGTACATAGATAGCATTAGCAAGCCCTATTATCTGTTGCACTATATCTTGTAGCGGGTTTTGTTCTGCATTACCTTGATTAACATTTACCGTCAAGAAGCCATTAAGAAAGCCATCCGGACCTATTAACCCGGCTATGGCATTACTTGTGCCTTCATATATGGGGCATGTAATGAATGATAGCGCTACTCCAGAAGCTTCACATATCCCAGCTGTATCAACCTTAAAGCTAGCCTTAGCAGAAGCCAGCTTGTCAGATTGCGCCTGATCTATTGTTATCTTCACCCCCCAAGCGTCTTTACATTTATCACCTAATTTGTTTTGCGGCCCACACAGCTCCGACGTATTAGTCTCGTCAAACCGCTGCGGATTCTCCACTGTCAGCTTTATGTCCCTATCTTTACAACTGCTAAGTACTCCACTAGTACACTGCTTGTACCGAAAATTCACTACCTCGCCAGCTGCATTCTCTTTGATATCTGCTTTGACGAGCAAAATGCCTGTACCATTACTATTTACGTAAAAGTAGCCATCTGCACCAGTGTTATTAATTTGCATACGGTGTTCTGCTTCATCTCCACCACCACATACAATCATAGAGCCAGCGGCGTTTGGCCCCCATTCGCACGTCTCGTCTGCCCGAGCGATCTGGGGGTTTACCATACCAATCAACACTACTGAAATAAACGACAGTAGCAGCACACTAAAAATTTGCAGGAATTTTTTTACTATATACATAAGATATTTAGGATTATAACTGTTTATACCGCAACCCACAATATGGGCAGCCATTGGGCTGGTGCTTGTGTAGGCTGAGTTTATTAGCGCGAAAGACATAGCTATATTGTGATATGATAAATGTCATGAAGCTCTCAAAATTTTTATTGTGTTTTGCCGTGCTATCTTTAGCAGTGGTTTTCTTTGGGCAGGCTCCTAAAGCCAGAGCAGTTGATGAAGTTCCAGTAGTTAAGTGCACTATAATACCCCAACAGATCTGTAATGATGCCGTAAGTGGCTCTGAGAGTGACGGAAATAATTCTGCCCTAGGTTCGGCTGAGCCACTCGTGAATTGGATTATTAGTATACTCGTGGCGCTCTTTGGTATGTTGCTTACTTTGATTATGATTGTTTCGGCGGTGCAGATATCTGCCTCGGGCGGTAGCGAGGATAGGATAAAATCCGCCAAGGAAAATATATTTAAGGCGGCTACCGGGCTTGTTTTGCTAATATCAACCAGCGCGATTATCGGCATAATTAATGGTGTATTTAATGGTGTTGAAAGGAATACTATATTTAACCAAGATACCACCAACCTAGCACCGCTTGGTATAACGCTACTAATAACCAATATCATTGGAGCGGCCGCTGGGCTGGCGGGCACTGTGTCGGTGATATTTGTTATTGTAGGGGGTATTCGCTACACCACTTCTGCAGGGTCAGAAAAAAATATTACTTCCGCTAAAAAGACGATCGTGGCGGCTCTTGGCGGCTTGGTTCTATCACTCACGGCTTATGCTCTGCTGTCATTTATTCAAACTCAACTAACAAAGTGATATAATTAAACCCATGAATAAATTAACTACACCTATCGGCAAGCTGATGTTGGCTTTGGTGGCTATCGCGGCCAGGAGCTTGGCTGCTCCTGTAGCACTAGCAGCAGACCCAGTCTTCCCAGTCCCCCCAGTCCTCCCACCACCGCCGCCTTCATTGCCCACTGTCACTGCCGATGCGATAGTATCCAATATCGTGTCGACCTTATTAATTGTTTCGGGCGCAGCCAGTGTGGTGGTGATAGTTATTGCGGGGATTATGTACACTACCTCTGCGGGCAACGAAAAGCGGATAACTACAGCCAAAGACGCCATACTCTACGCTGTGGTGGGTTTAATTATATCTATTCTAGCCTTCGCCATAGTCAATTTCGTGATCACAGGCGTCACCACTGGTACACCTACTTAGGCTGTTGGCTGTTTGTTGGGGTCAAATACTGTTGCATAAGAAATTTATTTTAGATATAATCTATTTTAAGAAAAGGAGAAATTATTAATTATGAAAATCCAAACATTCAAAAAATCAATTTATACGGCTTCGGCGGGCACAACCCTGCTGGCGACTAAGGTTTTTGCTGCTGATGGGGGTCAAGGTGTAGCTAATAATGGCGCAGAGGCCATTCAGGGCAACCTTACCGGCGACCTGGAAGGTCAAATTGCTACTATAGTGAATCTACTGATATTTAGTATCGGTATGGTGGCAGTTATTATGCTTATAATTGGTGGTTTTAGATATGTATTTTCCCAGGGTAATGAAAAAGCTGTTACTGGAGCCAAGGACACCATACTATATGCCATCATAGGGCTCGTGATTGCAATTCTATCTTTTGCGATAGTCAACTTCGTTCTTGGTGGCCTGACAACAGGGTCGTAAAAATTATTGCCTGATACCACATCTACTGTATGAAAGACATAAAAGCAAAACTTTATTTGGTTATTAGTTTGGCGGGGTTAGCGCTAGTGCCTACTTCTGCCCTCGCCCAGAGCATCCAGGAGGGTGCTACAAAAGCTGGGGGAAATTTGGCTCCTGCATTAGCTCCGCTGCTTTCAAATATTGTTAACGCCCTAATATTTGTGGCGGGGATTGTCTCGGTTATAGTGATTATTATTGGAGGCTTTAGGTATACTACTAGCCAGGGAAACGATAAATCGGTAACTGCAGCCAAGGACACCATACTGTACGCGGTAGTAGGCCTGGTAATATCTATTTTGTCATATGCCATTGTTAATTTCGTGCTAACTAGGCTATAAATCCTATTTGATCCAAAAAAGCCAACATCCAGACTCTTTAGAAGATAATATATACTAAAAACCACACCTTAAGTAGTGTGGTTTTTAGTATTGTGTTCTAAAATGTGTATATGCGAATCCACAAAGACAACATTAAGACTTTTACTATCTCTATTCTTAGCATAGTGGCTGTTGCCTTATTGGGCTTTTGGGTGGCCGGTGTATTTTTGTCGCCTAAGCAGATTAGTACCACCGACCCCTCGTATCGGGCCAAGACCACCTACCCCAGCGACCCAATAACACTCACCTACTGGCGCACTGTAGACGGACCGGCTGTGTTTGAGCCAATTATCAAGCGTTGGCAGGAGATACACCCGAATGTAGAGATAAAAATAATTAATATACCTCTGGGCGAATATGACAGGCGCCTGGCAGAGGCAGCTAACTCTGGAACCCTACCAGATCTATTTATGCTGAGATCGGACTGGCTGCCACGCTATAGGGCTAGCTTGAAGCCAGCCCCGCGGGCGATTTTTGATCCCCAGGAATACAGAAGCTTATTTGCGCCTGTTGTCGTGAAGGATCTAGTGCAAGACGATAAAGTAATGGCTGTAAGCTATGGTGTTCCCACCCTAGGCCTATTTTATAATGCCGATTTATTTTCTAAGGCCGGTATAGACCAGCCCCCCACAACTTGGCAGCAGCTTTTGGATGCCAATAGCAAGCTTACTACTAGGGAGGGCGATGGCCTGCTAAGCTCTGGGATTGCCCTTGGCAGCCCGGAGATAGCTAATGCATCTAGTATTATGCCGCTACTAATGATCCAAAATGGCGCAATTATGACCAACAGCCCACCCACCCAGGCTACTTTTCAGAATCTCGACCCAACTGGCTATCCTGGCTCAGCTAAGGCTCTGGAATTCTATACTAGCTTTGCTAAGCCCAGCAAATCTAACTACAGCTGGAGCAATGGCTTCGGTGACAGCACTAAGGCCTTTATCGACTCTAGGACTGCCATGATCATAGACTATCCATATCGATACTTACAGATAAAATCTGAATCGCCAGGGCTTAATTTTAAGATGGCCAAAGTGCCGCAGGCTAACCCGTCCGCGGCTGTTAATTATAGCGAGTATTGGGCCGAAGCAGTATCATCCACCTCCAGCCAGCCAGACATCGCCTGGGACTTTTATAATTTTATGACCAGCTATGAAATTATGAATCTTTATTCCGTTCCAACCATGAAGCCTGCGAGCAGATTGGATTTAGCCCTAGCCCAGCGGCAAGATAGCCTTATAGGCAGCTTCGCCGAGCAGGTTCCTTCTGCCCAGAACTATTATAAGGGGAACTCTGAAGACAGCGATTCGGCCATCCGCGAAATGATCAGTAGTACGCTTGGCGGGTTTGATCCTGCAATAAGCCTTAGGGTGGGCGCCCAAAAAGTAACTTCTGCGATTTCCCAATACCCCTATTAGGGCCATCCTTAGAAAAGGTAAAACCCAGCC from Patescibacteria group bacterium encodes:
- a CDS encoding extracellular solute-binding protein, whose protein sequence is MRIHKDNIKTFTISILSIVAVALLGFWVAGVFLSPKQISTTDPSYRAKTTYPSDPITLTYWRTVDGPAVFEPIIKRWQEIHPNVEIKIINIPLGEYDRRLAEAANSGTLPDLFMLRSDWLPRYRASLKPAPRAIFDPQEYRSLFAPVVVKDLVQDDKVMAVSYGVPTLGLFYNADLFSKAGIDQPPTTWQQLLDANSKLTTREGDGLLSSGIALGSPEIANASSIMPLLMIQNGAIMTNSPPTQATFQNLDPTGYPGSAKALEFYTSFAKPSKSNYSWSNGFGDSTKAFIDSRTAMIIDYPYRYLQIKSESPGLNFKMAKVPQANPSAAVNYSEYWAEAVSSTSSQPDIAWDFYNFMTSYEIMNLYSVPTMKPASRLDLALAQRQDSLIGSFAEQVPSAQNYYKGNSEDSDSAIREMISSTLGGFDPAISLRVGAQKVTSAISQYPY